The DNA window AGATCGTCTACCTCAATGATGAGGAGCTTCCCTTCTGTATAGCCGGAGATCCATTTTTCGTATTTCTGGTTGAGCTTGGACAGGTATTCAATGCTGATGGATGCCTCATATTCTCTTCCTCTTTTGTAAATCTTTTTTACCAGGTTAGGAACATCCGATTTAAGATAGATCAGAAGGTCCGGCGCTGAGATAAAAGCTTTCATGAGGTTAAATACGGAAGCGTAATTATTGAAGTCCCTGTCTGAAAGGAGCTTCATGTCATTCAGGTTTTCTGCAAAGATATGGGCATCTTCATAGATGGTGCGGTCCTGGATGATATTCTTGCCGCTTTCCCGGATTTCTTTTACCTGCCGGAAGCGGCTTCCCAGGAAGTAGATCTGCAGGGCAAAGCTCCATTTGCTCATATCCGCATAAAAATCTTCGAGATAAGGATTATGGTCTACATCCTCAAATTGTGCATCCCATCCGTAATGTTTGGAGAGCATGGTAGTTAATGTTGTCTTCCCTGCTCCGATGTTGCCTGTAACTGCAATGTGCATATATTTTCCCCTTAGTATTTACTGATTAACAAAACTAAACTCCCGCTGCCTGAACCTCCACACTTTCCTCCATCAGCTTTCTCAATGGATCCTCTGCCTGCTGTTCAGCAG is part of the Chryseobacterium camelliae genome and encodes:
- a CDS encoding deoxynucleoside kinase; the protein is MHIAVTGNIGAGKTTLTTMLSKHYGWDAQFEDVDHNPYLEDFYADMSKWSFALQIYFLGSRFRQVKEIRESGKNIIQDRTIYEDAHIFAENLNDMKLLSDRDFNNYASVFNLMKAFISAPDLLIYLKSDVPNLVKKIYKRGREYEASISIEYLSKLNQKYEKWISGYTEGKLLIIEVDDLDFVEKPEDFGFILEKIEAELYGLF